From the Candidatus Microthrix subdominans genome, the window CGACGAGGTGGTCGTCACCGGCCCCTCGCGTCGCGATCCGTCGATGATCACCGGGCTGACCCGACACAACAAGCGCATCCACCTGCCCGGACCGTCGGGGGCCCGCCCTCGCCCGGGGACGTACCTGACCGCCCGCGTGACCGAGGCCCGCATGACCAGCCTGGTCGGCGAGGTCGTCGAGATCGGCGATTCGCCGGCCCATCGCACGCGCATCCCGGTCGCCGCCGGATGACCGGGTCCGGCGAGCCGTCCGTGCCCACCCCTGGGCACAGCGGTGCGTCGGTCGAGTTCGTGGAGGCCGATGACGGTCCGGAGCTGGTCGTCAAGACCGGCCCGGTTGGACCGGACGCTCCCTGGGGCAACGTCGCCGACGAGGTCGCCCGGCTCGAGTGGGCGGCAGGGGTCGGCGCCCCGGTGCCTCGGGTGGTGAAGTTCACCGACCATGGCGACGGTACCGCCACCTTGGTGACCGAACGCCTGGGCGGGTTCGAAGCGACGCGCAAGGAGGCGCGGGCGCGTCCCGAGGGACTGGTCGACCTGTTCGGCAAGGCGTTGCGGGTGTGGCACGACAACCTGCCGGTCGCCGACTGCCCGTTCCGCAGCGACTGGACGACCCGCCTGGACGTCGCCCGAACCCGCATCGACGCTGGGAAGGCCACAGCGGCCGACCTCGACCCCGCCTATCAGCGGATCGACTTCGACGTGTTGTTGGCCTCGCTCGATCGACCGAACCCCGACGACCCCGACGATCTGGTCGTCATCCACGGCGACCCGTCGCTGCCCAACATGATCATCGGCGGCGGCGGGCTGTCCGGCTGGGTGGACATCGGTCGGCTCGGGGTCGGGTCGCGTTGGTGCGACCTGATGATCGGGGCGACGACGGTGGCCTCCAACCTTGGTCCGCTGTTGGTGCCGGCCCTGTTCGAGGCCTACGGCGTCGACATCGCCGACACGCTGGCGGTCGACGGCTACCAGCTGCTCGAGCAGTTCCTGTAGGGACGTCCCAAGGTTCCGCCCGCTCCAGCGTCAACGCAGCGGACGGACGGTGAGGTCGGTCCAGTCCGCGTCGCCACCGGCGTCGACGATGGCGCGCACTGCCTGCGCCACCGCAGTCGGGTCGAGGTACTCGTCAGCGTTGTAGGTGCCGCCCTCCTGCTTGCGGACCGCCCGCTGCATGTCGGTGTCGGTCCGAGAGGGGAACAGCGTGGCGACCCGCACCCCGTCCGGCGCCACTTCGTGGCGCAGCGCGTCGGCGAAACCCCGCAGACCCCATTTTGAGGCGGCGTACGAGGTCCAGTTGGGATTGGCGACCAACCCGGCGGTCGAGTTGATGAACACCACCCGGCCGCGTGCGGCCCGCAGCGCCGGAAGGCACAGGCGGGTCAGCTCGGCCGGTCCGGCCAGGTTGACCGCCAGAGCCTCTGCCCACGCTTCGGGGTGCTGGTGCTCGAGCGGTGCCACCCGCACCGCACCGGCCGCGTGGATCAGCAGGTCGAGGCGTCGGGGCAGCGCGGCCCCGACACCGAGGATCAGCTCCAGGTCCTCGGGTTGGCTGAGGTCGGCGGCCACCCAGCTGGCCTCGGGCAGTTCTTCGGCCAACCCGGCGAGCACGGCGGCGTCGCGCCCGAGCAGGACCTGACGATGGTCGGCGAGTGCGCCCACCAAGGCACGGCCGATGCCCCCGGTGGCACCGGTGATCAGGGCCGCCGGCCTGGCGGAGCCTGACCTGGCAGGGGAGGGCCCGGGAGCAGACGGCATCTCAGCAGGGTAGTTCCCGAGATGCCGCACCCGATCCGGGAATGAGGCCGGCCCGCCGGCCATCCTGGGGGAGGGAAGCCTTCTGGCCGCGACCCGGGGAGCGCGACCCGGGCGCAGCCCTGGCGCCGAACCCGTCGCTGGGTCATCGTGAACCGATGGCGAACGCAACCGATCCCGACACGGCGGAACCATCTTCTCCCGGCGAAGGCCTGGCCGTCGGTGAGGACGGGCGGGTGAGGTGCGCCTGGGGCATCCACCCCGACATCTATCGCACCTACCACGACACCGAGTGGGGTCGGCCGGTCACCGACGAACGGGCGATCTTTGAAAAGCTGTGCCTGGAGGGATTCCAGGCCGGTCTGTCATGGCTGACCATCCTGTCGAAGCGCCCGGCGTTCCGCGAGCGCTTTGATGGCTTCGATCCTGAGGTGCTGGCCGCCTGGGGCGAATCCGAGGTGGAGGCTGCGCTGGGCGACGCCGGCATCGTGCGCAACCGGGCCAAGGTGGAGGCCACCGTCGGCAACGCCCGGGCGACCCTCGATCTGTGGGTGGCGGGCGACTCGCTGAGCGAGCTGCTGTGGTCGTGCGGAGGCGCCTCGGGGTCATCGCCCGAGGCAGCCCTTCCTGAGGCGACAGCACTGTCCAAGGCACTCAAGAAGCGGGGCTTTCGCTTCGTTGGTCCGACGACGGTGTATTCGACACTCCAGTCGCTCGGGGTCGTCAACGACCACCCGGCCCGGTGCTGGGTGCACGCCGACTGCCAGGCCGAACAGGACCGGGCACGCGGGCGGCTGGCAGACTCCACCGGGTGACCCGCCTGGTACTGCCCGAACACCCCAACGCCGACGACGCGCTGGAAGCGTTCCTCGGGTGGGTGGCCGATCAGGGCCTCGCGCTCTACCCGGCCCAGGAGGAGGCCATTCTGGCGCTCTTTGCCGGCAGCCACGTGATCCTCACCACGCCCACCGGATCGGGAAAGTCGCTGGTCGCCACCGCCGGTCATGTGGCCGCCCTGGCGGCGGGGGAGCGCTCGGTCTACACCGCCCCGATCAAGGCGCTGGTGTCGGAGAAGTTCTTCCAGCTTCGGGAAGCGCTCGGCGACGAGATGGTGGGGATGCTCACCGGTGACGCCACGATCAACCCGGACGCGCCGGTGATCTGCGCCACCGCCGAGATCCTCGCCCACCAGGCCCTCGGCGGTACGCCGGGGGGCGCACCGACCCACGTCACCATGGACGAGTTCCACTATTACGACGAGCCCGACCGAGGCTGGGCGTGGCAGGTGCCGCTGCTCGAGTTGGCCGACACCCGGTTCCTCGCCATGTCCGCCACCCTCGGTGACATCAGCTGGTTGGCCGACGACCTGCTGCGGCGAACCGGACGGGACGTCGAGGTGGTGACCGGCATCGAGCGGCCCGTGCCGCTGAGCTTCGAATACCGGACGACATCGCTGACCGAAACGGTCGAGGAGCTGATCGCCGCCGAGCGGGTGCCGGCCTACGTGGTGCACTTCACCCAGCAGGCGGCCACCGAGCAGGCACAGGCGTTCACGTCGTTGAACGTGCTGACCAAGGCCGACCGCCAGGAGTTGTCCGGCGTATTGGCCGGGGTCCGCTTCGATACCCCCTTTGGCAAGGACCTCAAGCGCTTCTTGTCCCATGGTGTGGGCGTGCACCATGCCGGGCTGTTGCCCCGCTACCGCCTGCTGGTCGAGCGTCTGGCCAAGGAGGGCTGGCTGCGGTTGATCTGCGGCACCGACACGCTTGGGGTCGGCGTGAACATTCCGATCCGCACGGTGCTCTTTACACAGCTCTACAAGTACGACGGCGTCGAGACCCGCATCCTCACGGTCAGGGAGTTTGCCCAGGTGGCAGGCCGGGCCGGGCGGCGCGGCTACGACACCGAGGGTTACGTCCTCGCCCAGGCTCCTCCGCACGTGGTCGAGAACCTTCGGGCGGAGCAGAAGGCGGGCACCAACACCGCCAAGCTGCGCAAGATCGTCAAGAAGAAGCCGCCCGAACGCGGCTACGCCCACTGGAACCGCGACACCTTCGAACGGCTGACCGCCGGCACGCCGGAGCGGCTCAACTCCCGCCTGACGATGACCCACTCGATGGTGCTGCACGTGCTCTCGCGTCCGGGCGACGGCGAGGTGGCACTGGCCCGTTTGATCGAGGGGTCACACGAGAGCGAGGGGGCCAAGCTGGCCCTGGCCGACCGGGCGGCGGCGATCATCGGCTCGCTCGAGGCGGCGGAGATCCTCACCCGGCTGGAGGAGCCTGGAGGCGACGGCCGGATACTCGTTGTCCACGGGGACCTTCAGCAGGATTTCGCCCTCGACCGGCCCCTGTCGCCCTTCGTCGTCGAGGTGGTCGACAGCTACGAGCCCGACGACCCTGAGTACGCGTTGTCGGTGCTCTCGGTGGTTGAGGCTTCGCTGGACGATCCCCGCCAGGTGCTGATCGCCCAGCAGCGCAAATCTCGCGACGAGGCCTACCAGCGGATGAAGATGGACGGCGTCGATTTCGACGAACGCCAGGAGCGGCTGGCGGAGATCCGTTGGCCCCAACCGCTGCGCGACGAGTTGCTGGCGATGCTCGCCAGCTTCTCCGAACGTCACCCATGGGTGACGGGGGAGTGGGTGCGGCCGAAGGCGGT encodes:
- a CDS encoding phosphotransferase, producing the protein MPTPGHSGASVEFVEADDGPELVVKTGPVGPDAPWGNVADEVARLEWAAGVGAPVPRVVKFTDHGDGTATLVTERLGGFEATRKEARARPEGLVDLFGKALRVWHDNLPVADCPFRSDWTTRLDVARTRIDAGKATAADLDPAYQRIDFDVLLASLDRPNPDDPDDLVVIHGDPSLPNMIIGGGGLSGWVDIGRLGVGSRWCDLMIGATTVASNLGPLLVPALFEAYGVDIADTLAVDGYQLLEQFL
- a CDS encoding SDR family oxidoreductase translates to MPSAPGPSPARSGSARPAALITGATGGIGRALVGALADHRQVLLGRDAAVLAGLAEELPEASWVAADLSQPEDLELILGVGAALPRRLDLLIHAAGAVRVAPLEHQHPEAWAEALAVNLAGPAELTRLCLPALRAARGRVVFINSTAGLVANPNWTSYAASKWGLRGFADALRHEVAPDGVRVATLFPSRTDTDMQRAVRKQEGGTYNADEYLDPTAVAQAVRAIVDAGGDADWTDLTVRPLR
- a CDS encoding DNA-3-methyladenine glycosylase I, with the protein product MANATDPDTAEPSSPGEGLAVGEDGRVRCAWGIHPDIYRTYHDTEWGRPVTDERAIFEKLCLEGFQAGLSWLTILSKRPAFRERFDGFDPEVLAAWGESEVEAALGDAGIVRNRAKVEATVGNARATLDLWVAGDSLSELLWSCGGASGSSPEAALPEATALSKALKKRGFRFVGPTTVYSTLQSLGVVNDHPARCWVHADCQAEQDRARGRLADSTG
- a CDS encoding DUF3516 domain-containing protein; its protein translation is MTRLVLPEHPNADDALEAFLGWVADQGLALYPAQEEAILALFAGSHVILTTPTGSGKSLVATAGHVAALAAGERSVYTAPIKALVSEKFFQLREALGDEMVGMLTGDATINPDAPVICATAEILAHQALGGTPGGAPTHVTMDEFHYYDEPDRGWAWQVPLLELADTRFLAMSATLGDISWLADDLLRRTGRDVEVVTGIERPVPLSFEYRTTSLTETVEELIAAERVPAYVVHFTQQAATEQAQAFTSLNVLTKADRQELSGVLAGVRFDTPFGKDLKRFLSHGVGVHHAGLLPRYRLLVERLAKEGWLRLICGTDTLGVGVNIPIRTVLFTQLYKYDGVETRILTVREFAQVAGRAGRRGYDTEGYVLAQAPPHVVENLRAEQKAGTNTAKLRKIVKKKPPERGYAHWNRDTFERLTAGTPERLNSRLTMTHSMVLHVLSRPGDGEVALARLIEGSHESEGAKLALADRAAAIIGSLEAAEILTRLEEPGGDGRILVVHGDLQQDFALDRPLSPFVVEVVDSYEPDDPEYALSVLSVVEASLDDPRQVLIAQQRKSRDEAYQRMKMDGVDFDERQERLAEIRWPQPLRDELLAMLASFSERHPWVTGEWVRPKAVARDLYERGLGFRDYVSLLGVKRSEGVLLRYLTEVYRTLQRNVPEGARTEELEEITAWVGAVIRQVDSSLLEEYELLEGALGEGAEVAVLDAAALDTTPPPITADRRAFRAMVRTEVFRWVQALARHDHGALAKLVFEDGTQQDLVWWRDLMEPYWEKWDSIGIDADARSARFLQIDEYDDRWALTQWLVDPEETNEWSLTARVDLRASDEAGEPVVALVRVGRG